The Maridesulfovibrio zosterae DSM 11974 genome contains a region encoding:
- a CDS encoding DNA integrity scanning protein DisA nucleotide-binding domain protein: protein MSSDYFANLCIFHIMDGLRDGLSHFSKASRVALIYAVNPDDPIRIYDPQDLLREHDPKIKEYYLDSDDWRAGDNHDDTTRLIEVIRTKDLALAGLITCSARSSSIFYQCWFTEQHPDMCSIGPTESWMEYAALLLSQDFATQNILRIDSSGHLLREYSTHAVRDYIVDQRNRIMGWDTQLRIYPILDSVLGISKTREEGAWARGDLIFIEPSELDKIKYMAKFPEKERPYLKNHKHVRKLLQSVESSGRKLVSDGKVVVGIAVVSPTSNSISAHFKGDRGLIYLGCTPVCSFADAKFSSTNYKPNMVQLEEYLLEIDLSAEVRHNLFQLVVQMITSANNRSHGSTLVLDFNDTPVEIAGQALEKPLDLREPEMRGLARSLTKLDGAVHICKDLKLYGFACLLDGKAVAGENRARGARFNSALRFTSEHPNLIVVVVSSDKPVSIIQRGVELTALCEWKQLFACVTTPPTLTKWIDV, encoded by the coding sequence ATGAGTTCAGATTATTTTGCTAATTTGTGTATATTCCACATCATGGATGGCCTTAGAGATGGACTTTCCCACTTTTCAAAAGCGAGTCGTGTAGCACTAATATATGCTGTAAACCCAGATGATCCTATACGTATATATGATCCGCAAGATTTGTTACGTGAACACGATCCCAAAATAAAAGAATACTACCTCGACTCAGATGACTGGCGTGCCGGAGACAATCATGATGACACAACCCGCTTAATCGAAGTAATCCGGACCAAAGATTTGGCACTGGCAGGACTGATCACCTGCAGTGCTCGATCAAGTAGTATTTTTTACCAGTGCTGGTTCACAGAACAACACCCGGATATGTGTTCTATCGGCCCCACAGAAAGCTGGATGGAGTATGCCGCACTCCTCCTCTCTCAAGATTTTGCCACACAAAATATTTTGCGCATTGACAGCTCTGGACATCTTTTGCGTGAATATTCAACTCACGCCGTTCGCGATTATATAGTGGATCAACGTAATCGCATCATGGGATGGGATACGCAGCTGAGAATTTACCCTATTCTTGATTCAGTTCTTGGGATTTCCAAGACAAGAGAAGAAGGAGCATGGGCACGAGGAGATTTAATTTTTATTGAGCCTTCAGAACTTGACAAAATCAAATACATGGCAAAATTTCCTGAAAAAGAACGCCCTTACCTTAAAAATCACAAACACGTGCGTAAACTGCTCCAGTCAGTAGAAAGTTCGGGGCGCAAACTAGTTTCAGACGGAAAAGTCGTTGTGGGGATTGCCGTGGTATCTCCAACAAGCAACTCTATCTCAGCTCATTTTAAAGGTGACCGAGGACTGATATACCTTGGATGTACTCCGGTTTGCAGCTTTGCAGATGCTAAATTCTCATCAACTAACTATAAACCGAACATGGTCCAACTTGAAGAATATCTGCTTGAAATAGATCTTAGCGCAGAAGTACGTCACAATCTTTTTCAATTAGTAGTTCAAATGATAACCAGCGCCAACAACCGCAGCCATGGATCTACACTAGTTCTTGATTTTAATGATACTCCTGTTGAAATAGCCGGTCAGGCTTTAGAAAAACCTCTTGATCTAAGAGAACCTGAAATGCGAGGACTTGCCCGCTCCTTAACTAAGCTGGATGGTGCAGTACATATATGTAAAGATCTTAAACTGTATGGATTTGCATGCCTACTTGATGGTAAAGCTGTAGCAGGAGAAAATAGAGCCCGAGGTGCAAGATTTAATTCAGCTTTACGCTTTACATCTGAACATCCCAACCTGATAGTAGTTGTTGTTTCCTCTGACAAACCTGTTTCCATAATTCAGCGGGGAGTAGAACTTACAGCTTTATGTGAGTGGAAACAACTTTTTGCATGTGTAACAACACCCCCAACTCTTACAAAATGGATTGATGTCTAA
- a CDS encoding YgiQ family radical SAM protein produces MTKSIIANQGKQPRFLPMTRQEMDILGWDRPDIILVSGDSYIDHPSFGIPLLGRVLTAHGFKVALVCQPDWTDSKAIEELGRPRLYAGVSAGALDSMVAHYTSFRKKRSDDAYTPGGKAGARPNRAVIIYTNLIKKAFKGLPVIIGGIEASLRRISHYDFWTEKVRKPVLMDSKADLLIYGMGERAMLEAAIRLSKTEEPCSATLKGINGTAFMGYPEDIPETAEKVELPAHKDIMSDPSQLMKATLTLEEQVHHGTSWAIQPVDNRHVVITPPSEYLSTKELDWLYTLPFARLPHPVYKNKGRIPAADMIEFSVTSHRGCGGGCSFCSIAMHQGRHIRSRSKKSILGELENMKKHPDFRGSVSDIGGPSANMWEANCALNREKCKRKSCLVPKVCPNFKYNQKANLNLLRQAQKMDGIKHVRVASGVRYDLGQTDRTSLKEIFKEFVGGQLKVAPEHIAPRVLEHMRKPNLPIFESFLEMFKSESSKAGKEQYVIPYLMSAFPGCTDDDMRMLSSWLSARGWKPRQVQCFIPTPGTVATAMFYAETDPSGNRIYVAKTDAQRLKQHRILIPDPGKDPRAGGRSGSKSPRGKKTYKSAVHNDAQFKEKSGAKSSHDEKKPYSKKGKKSFTNRKKIK; encoded by the coding sequence ATGACAAAGAGCATCATTGCCAACCAAGGCAAACAACCACGCTTCCTTCCCATGACACGGCAGGAAATGGATATACTGGGGTGGGATCGTCCTGACATAATTCTAGTTTCCGGCGACAGTTATATAGATCATCCAAGTTTCGGAATACCTCTTTTAGGTAGGGTACTCACAGCACATGGTTTTAAAGTTGCGCTAGTTTGCCAACCGGACTGGACTGACAGTAAAGCCATTGAAGAGCTAGGTCGCCCTCGCCTTTACGCCGGAGTTTCCGCCGGAGCACTTGACTCTATGGTTGCTCACTACACATCATTTCGCAAGAAAAGAAGTGACGATGCTTATACTCCCGGAGGAAAAGCAGGAGCCCGTCCAAACCGTGCAGTTATTATCTACACCAACCTGATCAAAAAAGCCTTTAAAGGCCTTCCTGTCATTATTGGTGGGATAGAAGCATCTTTACGCCGTATCTCACACTACGACTTCTGGACTGAGAAAGTGCGAAAACCTGTTCTCATGGATAGTAAAGCAGATCTGCTGATTTACGGCATGGGCGAAAGAGCCATGCTTGAAGCAGCTATCAGGCTGTCAAAAACTGAAGAACCATGCTCTGCAACACTGAAAGGTATAAATGGTACAGCCTTCATGGGCTACCCTGAAGATATTCCCGAGACAGCTGAAAAAGTTGAGCTTCCCGCACATAAAGATATTATGTCTGACCCAAGTCAGCTTATGAAAGCGACTCTGACTTTGGAAGAACAGGTTCACCATGGTACTTCATGGGCGATTCAGCCGGTTGATAATCGCCACGTAGTGATCACCCCACCATCAGAATACCTTTCCACAAAAGAATTGGACTGGCTATATACACTCCCTTTTGCCCGCTTGCCTCACCCTGTTTATAAAAATAAAGGGCGCATCCCTGCTGCAGACATGATCGAGTTCAGTGTAACCTCACACAGAGGTTGTGGTGGAGGATGCTCTTTCTGCTCCATTGCTATGCATCAGGGCAGACACATACGGTCACGCAGTAAAAAATCAATTCTTGGCGAACTGGAAAACATGAAAAAACATCCTGATTTTAGAGGATCAGTTTCTGATATTGGAGGTCCCAGTGCCAACATGTGGGAAGCTAACTGCGCTTTAAATAGAGAAAAATGTAAGCGAAAAAGCTGTCTTGTGCCTAAGGTTTGCCCAAATTTCAAATACAACCAGAAAGCTAACCTTAATCTGTTACGTCAGGCCCAGAAGATGGATGGGATCAAACATGTACGGGTTGCCAGTGGAGTCCGCTATGATCTGGGACAAACAGACCGCACAAGTCTAAAAGAAATTTTTAAAGAATTTGTTGGAGGACAGCTTAAAGTTGCACCAGAACATATTGCCCCGAGGGTTCTGGAACATATGCGAAAACCGAACCTCCCTATATTTGAAAGCTTTCTGGAGATGTTCAAATCTGAATCCAGCAAAGCAGGTAAAGAACAATATGTTATCCCATATCTTATGAGTGCTTTTCCAGGTTGTACGGATGATGATATGCGCATGCTTAGCTCATGGCTTTCTGCACGTGGCTGGAAACCACGTCAGGTGCAATGTTTCATTCCCACCCCCGGCACAGTTGCAACCGCTATGTTCTATGCTGAAACAGATCCGTCCGGTAACCGAATATATGTTGCTAAAACAGACGCACAACGATTGAAACAACACCGCATACTAATACCTGATCCAGGCAAAGATCCTCGTGCTGGAGGCAGATCAGGCAGCAAATCTCCTCGAGGAAAAAAAACATATAAAAGCGCTGTTCACAACGATGCACAGTTTAAAGAAAAAAGTGGAGCAAAAAGCTCTCATGATGAAAAGAAACCCTATTCTAAAAAAGGGAAAAAAAGCTTCACAAATAGGAAAAAAATAAAGTAA
- a CDS encoding two-component system sensor histidine kinase NtrB: MLKYNIALAAFLSNLATKNLERQFEIEQRKNAESELRSLRNYLANIIDSMPSTLIGVDPEGIITQWNKRAEDLTGLTAEQALGTPLVQAMPGLDKEIDHIKQAISSCKKQTYGTVSNVDESTQIYEDITIYPLISDKARGAVIRIDDVTERVNMERMMLQSEKMLSIGGLAAGMAHEINNPLAGILGHAINIKKRIYSDIPSNISVAQTCNASLQDVREYLDKREIPRMLDGITDAGERAANIVSNMLSFARKSDNNFTPQNLGTLIDKTLELAINDYNLKKSYDFRRIKIIREYALQTPLVRCSGNEIQQVLLNLFKNGAEAMAEKNYVDSTPHFICRVYVDNSMAVIEIEDNGGGMTDIIRNRIFEPFYTTKEIGQGTGLGLSVSYFIIANQHNGTMAVESNPGHWTRFTIKIPLKQPI; encoded by the coding sequence ATTCTTAAATATAATATTGCATTAGCTGCCTTTCTATCAAATCTTGCAACAAAAAATCTGGAAAGACAATTTGAGATTGAACAGAGAAAAAATGCTGAAAGCGAACTCCGGAGCCTTCGTAATTATCTGGCAAACATAATAGACTCAATGCCTTCAACTCTTATAGGAGTAGACCCGGAAGGAATCATTACACAATGGAACAAAAGGGCTGAAGATTTAACAGGCTTAACCGCTGAGCAGGCCTTAGGAACTCCTTTGGTACAGGCGATGCCCGGACTGGATAAAGAAATCGATCATATCAAACAGGCTATAAGCAGCTGCAAAAAACAAACTTACGGCACAGTTTCAAATGTTGATGAATCAACTCAAATATATGAAGATATTACAATCTATCCACTGATATCTGACAAAGCTCGAGGGGCTGTCATCCGTATTGATGATGTTACTGAAAGAGTCAATATGGAACGTATGATGCTTCAATCAGAAAAGATGTTATCAATTGGTGGACTTGCTGCCGGCATGGCCCATGAAATAAACAATCCTCTTGCCGGAATACTGGGTCATGCTATTAACATAAAAAAAAGAATTTATTCAGATATTCCGAGCAATATTTCTGTTGCACAAACATGCAATGCCAGTTTGCAGGATGTACGAGAATATCTGGATAAACGTGAAATTCCACGTATGCTTGATGGCATCACAGATGCGGGAGAAAGAGCTGCAAACATCGTAAGTAATATGCTCAGTTTTGCCCGTAAAAGCGACAATAACTTTACTCCACAAAATCTCGGAACATTGATTGATAAAACCCTTGAACTAGCTATCAATGATTATAACTTAAAAAAAAGTTATGATTTCAGACGAATCAAAATAATACGTGAATATGCCCTACAGACTCCTTTAGTCCGCTGTTCAGGAAATGAAATCCAACAGGTTCTATTAAACCTTTTCAAAAATGGTGCAGAAGCCATGGCTGAAAAAAACTATGTTGATTCTACTCCTCATTTTATTTGTAGAGTTTATGTAGATAACAGCATGGCTGTAATAGAAATTGAAGATAATGGAGGTGGTATGACTGATATTATACGTAACAGAATTTTTGAACCTTTTTATACGACGAAAGAAATAGGACAAGGTACAGGACTGGGACTTTCAGTCTCGTATTTTATTATTGCCAATCAGCATAACGGAACAATGGCTGTTGAATCAAATCCCGGACACTGGACCAGATTCACCATAAAAATCCCCTTAAAACAGCCCATATAG
- a CDS encoding PocR ligand-binding domain-containing protein, which produces MIEFSEKCDLEPACNKLSKLVFKDLIELDELQNMLDVSYAATGMPSGIIDAINGEVYAGAGWQRICVQFHRANPDSNLNCIASDTAIVSKIKDTPYCGYKCANGLWDVGVPIKCMGKHIATLFLGQFFYDEEIPDKDYFIKQAKRFGYDTEDYLSALDEVPRFKKSV; this is translated from the coding sequence GTGATAGAATTTTCCGAAAAATGTGATTTAGAACCAGCATGCAATAAACTTTCAAAGCTTGTTTTTAAAGACCTCATTGAACTTGATGAACTGCAAAACATGCTTGACGTGAGCTATGCTGCGACCGGCATGCCATCAGGGATTATCGATGCAATAAACGGAGAAGTATATGCTGGTGCAGGCTGGCAGAGAATATGTGTTCAATTTCACAGGGCTAACCCTGATAGCAATCTAAACTGCATTGCAAGTGATACAGCCATCGTGAGCAAAATCAAAGATACCCCCTATTGCGGATACAAATGTGCTAATGGTCTCTGGGACGTCGGCGTACCTATTAAATGCATGGGTAAACATATAGCAACCTTATTCTTAGGTCAGTTTTTTTACGATGAAGAAATTCCTGATAAAGATTATTTCATTAAACAGGCCAAACGTTTTGGATATGATACAGAAGACTACCTTTCCGCCTTGGATGAAGTACCCCGCTTTAAAAAAAGCGTGTAG
- the thiD gene encoding bifunctional hydroxymethylpyrimidine kinase/phosphomethylpyrimidine kinase yields the protein MKSLPCVLTIAGSDSGGGAGIQADLKAISMAGCYGATAITALTAQNTTGVTGIEAVSSEFVALQIETVCSDIKVHAAKTGMLFSASIIRSVAAALQDKNFPLVIDPVCVATSGAKLLKEDAVEAMKSLFSLADLLTPNVPEAELFTGIEIKTREDVFKVIDILLDMGPKAVLIKGGHFDSVAATDWLGIKGQQPIPLMQQRVKTKNSHGTGCTLSATIASNLAKGYDMHAAVRKAQEYLNLALRAGFDIGEGSGPPNHLAPMLIEKMKQKLLSDHYECGIRLSRMEGLHKLIPEMRMNVAAALPYAAYIEEVSAFSGRITSTRKGEVIVCGRPDFGASLHLAKSLICVRKYNPEVGCAATLRNNAEITSAIASCGFVEAWFDREDESTDLKGSEAASIEWGTCKAISEHPEPEMVDVVCDSGEKGKEPIIRLLAKDFADLELKLEQILAALTEM from the coding sequence ATGAAATCGCTTCCATGCGTTTTAACTATAGCAGGCTCAGATTCAGGTGGTGGAGCCGGTATTCAGGCCGATTTAAAGGCTATCTCAATGGCTGGTTGTTATGGAGCAACTGCTATAACAGCTTTAACTGCTCAGAATACAACCGGAGTAACTGGGATAGAAGCTGTCTCATCGGAGTTTGTTGCTTTGCAGATTGAAACTGTTTGCAGTGACATTAAAGTTCATGCAGCAAAAACAGGAATGCTTTTTTCTGCATCTATTATTCGATCAGTAGCTGCTGCATTACAGGATAAGAATTTTCCATTGGTAATTGATCCCGTTTGTGTTGCTACAAGCGGTGCAAAATTGCTTAAAGAAGATGCTGTTGAAGCTATGAAAAGCTTGTTCTCTCTTGCTGATCTGCTAACCCCGAATGTTCCTGAAGCGGAGTTATTTACCGGGATTGAAATAAAAACTCGCGAGGACGTATTTAAAGTAATTGATATTTTGCTTGATATGGGGCCTAAAGCAGTTCTTATCAAGGGAGGACATTTTGATTCTGTAGCCGCAACTGACTGGCTTGGAATTAAAGGACAACAACCTATTCCATTGATGCAGCAGCGGGTGAAGACTAAAAACAGTCATGGCACAGGCTGTACCCTTTCGGCTACAATCGCTTCTAATCTTGCTAAAGGATATGATATGCATGCAGCTGTGCGAAAGGCTCAGGAATACTTGAACCTTGCATTACGTGCAGGTTTTGATATCGGAGAGGGAAGTGGACCTCCCAACCATCTTGCGCCTATGTTAATTGAGAAGATGAAGCAGAAGCTATTATCAGATCATTATGAATGTGGGATTAGACTGAGTCGTATGGAAGGTTTGCATAAACTTATTCCTGAAATGCGGATGAACGTAGCTGCTGCATTACCGTATGCAGCATATATCGAAGAAGTATCGGCATTTAGCGGCAGGATTACCTCAACACGTAAAGGTGAGGTAATTGTTTGTGGACGGCCTGATTTCGGTGCCTCACTGCATTTAGCTAAATCTTTGATTTGTGTACGTAAGTATAATCCTGAAGTTGGATGTGCTGCAACTTTGCGAAATAATGCTGAGATTACGTCAGCAATTGCATCATGCGGATTTGTTGAAGCCTGGTTTGATCGTGAAGATGAGTCTACTGATCTTAAAGGCAGCGAAGCTGCAAGTATTGAGTGGGGGACATGCAAAGCTATATCTGAGCATCCTGAGCCTGAAATGGTCGATGTTGTTTGTGATTCAGGTGAAAAAGGTAAAGAACCAATAATTAGATTGTTAGCTAAAGACTTTGCAGATCTTGAATTAAAACTTGAGCAGATTTTAGCTGCACTCACTGAAATGTAG
- a CDS encoding APC family permease, whose protein sequence is MDEKQKGSIGLYGAIAIGIGGMVGGGIFAVLGLAVSMAHGATPIAFALAGGIAILTAFSYAKLSVAFPSQGGTVVFLDRAFGHDSIVGGLNFILWLSYLVTLSLYATAFESYAKTFFPVSLYSVWLHHGLISIAIIIPVMINLLGAELISKSETFIVVVKLVLLGIVVASGAVYIQPARLAVSTWAPMSAVIPAGMVIFVAYEGFELISNAAEDVRNPSVTLPRAYYASVGIVVLLYILVAILTVGVVPESLIASSKDYVLAEAARPALGQFGFFLVGIAAMLATISAINATIYGSARLGFILAKDKDLPQIMERKVWDQPFGVLVVGAITLCMANTLNIESIAVIASAGFLLIFSAVNLAGAKLAKTINAKRLPMIIGAVVCFAVLCILLWRSAFDNREACIAFFVVLICAFLFEFAMAKFRSTSKRAWHCLR, encoded by the coding sequence ATGGATGAAAAACAAAAGGGATCGATAGGTCTTTACGGCGCAATAGCCATAGGCATCGGAGGTATGGTCGGAGGCGGAATTTTTGCTGTATTAGGACTTGCAGTATCCATGGCACATGGTGCAACTCCCATCGCCTTTGCTCTTGCCGGGGGCATTGCCATATTAACAGCATTTTCTTATGCAAAACTCTCGGTAGCATTTCCCAGTCAGGGTGGCACAGTTGTTTTTCTTGACCGGGCATTCGGGCATGACAGTATTGTCGGTGGACTAAATTTTATTTTATGGCTCAGCTATCTTGTTACTCTATCTCTTTATGCCACGGCATTCGAATCATATGCCAAAACATTTTTCCCAGTCAGTCTATACTCTGTATGGCTGCACCATGGCCTCATCAGCATAGCGATCATTATTCCAGTAATGATTAATCTACTTGGCGCTGAATTGATCAGTAAATCTGAAACGTTTATTGTCGTAGTCAAATTAGTATTACTCGGCATTGTGGTTGCTTCAGGTGCCGTATATATCCAGCCTGCACGGCTCGCAGTTTCAACATGGGCGCCAATGTCTGCGGTAATCCCTGCTGGAATGGTTATTTTTGTAGCCTATGAAGGGTTTGAATTAATATCCAATGCGGCTGAAGATGTCCGCAATCCCAGCGTCACCCTACCCCGGGCATATTACGCTTCAGTTGGCATTGTGGTTTTACTTTATATTTTAGTGGCAATCCTTACTGTAGGCGTGGTTCCTGAAAGTCTTATTGCATCATCAAAAGACTATGTTCTTGCTGAGGCTGCCCGCCCCGCACTCGGGCAGTTCGGCTTTTTTCTTGTTGGAATAGCTGCAATGCTAGCCACCATTTCAGCTATTAATGCAACCATTTATGGCAGTGCCAGACTGGGATTCATTTTGGCAAAAGACAAAGATTTACCACAGATAATGGAACGAAAAGTGTGGGATCAACCATTTGGGGTACTGGTAGTGGGTGCAATTACTTTATGCATGGCCAATACACTTAACATAGAATCAATAGCTGTAATAGCCAGCGCAGGTTTTCTGCTTATTTTCTCTGCCGTAAATCTTGCCGGCGCCAAACTGGCAAAAACAATCAATGCCAAAAGACTCCCAATGATAATAGGAGCTGTCGTATGTTTTGCCGTGTTATGTATTTTATTATGGAGGTCGGCATTCGATAACAGAGAAGCATGCATAGCCTTCTTCGTAGTTCTGATTTGTGCGTTCTTGTTCGAATTTGCAATGGCTAAATTCCGTTCAACTTCCAAAAGAGCTTGGCACTGTTTGCGGTAG
- the putP gene encoding sodium/proline symporter PutP, producing the protein MIQTETLLTFGVYLVFLLAVGWYFYKRTTDIEGYILGGRGLGGWVTALSAQASDMSGWLLMGLPGAVYLGGMNEAWIAIGLFIGTALNWIFVSARLRVYTQHTDTLTISSFFEKRFNDPTSLLRVGSAVIILIFFTIYSSSGLVAAGKLFESMFHINYSFAVITGAVVIVSYTFLGGFMAVCWTDFFQGGLMFFAIILVPILGVIDNGGISVIESEMAAKHIATSLFHDGSGNALSIMAVFSTMAWGLGYFGQPHILTRFMGIRSVHELPKATMVALTWVVISLIGAVLVGMIAIPMFDGLKGGEQEKVFIYMIAKLFNPWVGGVLLAAILSAIMSTIDSQLLVSSSALTEDFYKKILRRDASEKELILVGRLCVLVISIIATSMALTPGNTILGLVAYAWGGFGAAFGPVVLFSLFSKKTTWVSALTGMVVGTVVLIVWKNMGLGAQMYEIVPGFFANFITIYIINMIAPQKDERILSAFDNMKLGLKK; encoded by the coding sequence GTGATTCAAACAGAGACTTTGCTTACATTTGGTGTCTACTTGGTTTTTCTGCTTGCCGTCGGCTGGTATTTTTATAAAAGAACAACTGATATTGAGGGGTACATCCTCGGAGGACGTGGGCTGGGAGGATGGGTTACGGCTCTTTCCGCACAGGCCAGTGACATGTCCGGATGGTTGCTCATGGGACTTCCGGGAGCTGTTTATCTAGGCGGTATGAATGAAGCATGGATTGCCATAGGCCTTTTTATTGGTACAGCTCTTAACTGGATCTTTGTGTCTGCACGGTTGCGTGTATATACTCAGCATACTGACACTCTTACAATTTCATCTTTTTTTGAAAAGCGTTTTAACGATCCAACCAGTTTGCTGCGTGTCGGATCTGCCGTAATTATTCTTATCTTTTTTACAATTTACTCATCCTCTGGGCTTGTTGCAGCAGGTAAGCTGTTTGAGTCCATGTTTCATATAAATTATTCATTTGCAGTAATAACCGGCGCAGTTGTTATTGTTTCCTATACATTCTTAGGCGGGTTCATGGCTGTCTGCTGGACAGATTTTTTTCAGGGCGGGCTTATGTTTTTCGCCATTATACTTGTGCCTATTTTAGGTGTGATTGATAATGGAGGAATTTCTGTAATAGAGTCTGAGATGGCAGCAAAGCATATTGCGACAAGTTTATTTCATGACGGTAGTGGCAACGCCCTCTCCATAATGGCCGTTTTTTCTACTATGGCCTGGGGACTTGGTTATTTTGGACAGCCTCATATTTTGACTCGTTTTATGGGAATTCGCTCCGTACATGAACTTCCAAAGGCAACAATGGTTGCTCTTACATGGGTTGTGATCTCTTTGATTGGAGCTGTATTGGTTGGAATGATCGCAATTCCAATGTTTGATGGACTGAAGGGCGGTGAACAGGAAAAAGTTTTCATTTATATGATTGCAAAGCTTTTTAATCCCTGGGTAGGTGGTGTATTGTTAGCAGCTATCCTTTCAGCAATTATGTCCACTATCGATTCTCAGTTATTGGTTTCTTCATCTGCTCTCACTGAAGATTTTTATAAGAAAATTCTGCGTCGTGACGCTTCCGAAAAAGAATTGATTTTGGTCGGGCGTTTATGTGTACTGGTTATTTCTATTATTGCTACAAGCATGGCTCTTACTCCTGGGAATACTATTCTCGGCCTTGTTGCGTATGCATGGGGTGGATTCGGTGCAGCTTTCGGTCCAGTGGTTCTTTTTTCTTTGTTCAGTAAAAAGACCACATGGGTATCAGCTCTTACCGGCATGGTAGTAGGGACAGTTGTTCTCATTGTATGGAAAAATATGGGACTTGGAGCTCAAATGTATGAAATTGTCCCTGGCTTTTTTGCCAACTTTATTACCATTTATATTATAAATATGATTGCACCGCAGAAAGACGAGCGTATTTTGTCCGCTTTTGATAATATGAAGCTCGGCCTTAAAAAATAG
- a CDS encoding THUMP domain-containing class I SAM-dependent RNA methyltransferase → MLDFERKSVVMVTCPKGFSPYLSEEIGRLGFSVREEYHAGVELKASLNECMRLNLWVRCGHRVMYQLKRFKAETPDQMYDEVKSMEWERIIAPDGYLTVTSSVRTETVNDSRFANVKVKDAVVDRIRDKCGRRPSSGPEMSGIIVFLHWRDDECTIYLDTSGIPLARRGYRKLPHKAPLQETLAATLIRAAKWYGRGNFISPMCGSGTLAIEAALIALNGAPGLMRESYAFMQIPGYNPEYWDNLCIDAEDRERDSIDGKIIATDLDPEAVEAAKKNARAAGVEHHIQFEVCDFRDTEIPKGSGIVIMNPEYGERLGSRTKLEKIYTAIGDFFKNKCQGYRGFVFTGNMELAKFIGLKSSSRTFFYNAKIECRLLEYEIFQGSNKRR, encoded by the coding sequence ATGCTTGATTTTGAACGCAAAAGTGTTGTTATGGTTACTTGTCCTAAAGGATTCAGTCCTTATCTTTCCGAAGAGATCGGTCGGTTGGGTTTTTCTGTGCGTGAAGAGTATCACGCCGGAGTTGAGCTCAAGGCTTCACTTAATGAGTGTATGAGGCTTAATCTCTGGGTTAGATGCGGGCATCGTGTCATGTACCAGCTTAAGCGTTTTAAAGCAGAAACACCGGATCAAATGTATGACGAAGTAAAAAGTATGGAATGGGAGCGCATTATTGCACCTGATGGCTATCTGACAGTTACTTCTTCCGTGCGCACTGAAACTGTGAATGATTCCCGTTTTGCTAACGTGAAGGTTAAGGATGCTGTTGTTGATCGTATTCGTGATAAGTGCGGCAGAAGACCTTCTTCCGGTCCTGAGATGTCCGGTATAATTGTTTTTCTGCATTGGCGTGATGACGAGTGTACTATTTATTTAGATACTTCAGGGATTCCTCTTGCGCGTCGCGGGTATCGTAAGCTGCCTCATAAAGCTCCATTGCAGGAGACCCTTGCGGCTACACTTATTCGTGCTGCAAAGTGGTATGGCCGCGGTAATTTTATTTCTCCTATGTGCGGTAGCGGCACTCTTGCAATTGAAGCGGCTCTTATCGCTTTGAATGGGGCGCCTGGATTGATGCGTGAAAGCTATGCTTTTATGCAGATTCCCGGTTATAATCCTGAGTATTGGGACAATCTCTGCATTGATGCTGAGGATCGTGAAAGGGATTCTATTGATGGCAAGATTATTGCCACTGATTTAGATCCTGAAGCTGTTGAAGCGGCAAAAAAGAATGCACGTGCGGCTGGTGTTGAACATCATATTCAGTTTGAAGTTTGTGATTTTCGTGATACTGAAATACCTAAGGGTAGCGGCATCGTGATTATGAATCCCGAATATGGCGAGAGACTTGGCAGCCGTACAAAGCTTGAGAAAATATATACTGCCATTGGTGATTTCTTTAAAAATAAATGTCAGGGCTACAGAGGATTTGTTTTTACCGGAAATATGGAATTAGCTAAATTTATAGGTCTTAAATCAAGTAGTAGAACTTTTTTCTATAATGCCAAAATAGAATGTCGTCTGCTTGAATATGAGATTTTTCAAGGTAGCAATAAAAGACGCTAA